The following proteins come from a genomic window of Alosa sapidissima isolate fAloSap1 chromosome 20, fAloSap1.pri, whole genome shotgun sequence:
- the pcdh18b gene encoding protocadherin-18b isoform X1, translating into MKMNPTTGNTSFCTSFLKLILLATLVHCGSGMTLKYKVYEEQRVGTVIARLKEDVSAYLSKLPRSVTPLFRAMQGGSTPFLSVKEEDGEISVGTKIDREKLCEKNLNCSIEFDVITLPTEYLQLFHVEVEVLDINDNSPQFARAIIPIEISESVPMGTRIPLDSATDPDVGENALHTYSLTPNNFFKIDIRTRTDGARYAELVVVRDLDREVQSSYQLQLTASDSGIPPRTGTTLLKISISDSNDNSPAFDEQAYVVNLFENSPLGTLLVDLNATDPDEGSNGKIVYSFSSHVSPKILETFKINPDNGQITLIKKVDYEQTNSYEIDVQAQDMGPNSIPGHCKIIITVVDVNDNKPKININLMTQGKEAVAYISEAAPLDTFIALVRVDDSDSGLNGEVVCRLHGHGHFKLQKTHEKNYMILTNVSLDREKRSEYSLTVIAEDRGSPSLSTIKHFTVQVLDENDNPPVFEKSRYEIFKSENNSPGAYLTSVVATDPDLDGNGQVTYTILESLIQGSSISTYVTIDPSNGAIYALRSFDREDVSRISFTVQARDSGVSAQLSSNATVLLTVLDENDNPPVVAAPMLHNHTADVPLWRYAEPGHLVTVVQATDRDAGANAELICSITGGNQEGLFIMDAKRCEIRTNASVDGLGRDGFEVAILVQDRGTPTRLSTHALLRIHLQENLESHALPPPSDQSPLDISMIIIISLVIICAVLLVVMVMFATRCSREQKDPRHSYNCRVAESTYQNHPKKPARQIHKGDITLVPTVNGTLPVRAHHHCSPSASPAVDRGQMGSRQSHHSRQSLNSLVTISSNHVAENFALELAHATPPVEQVSQLLSMLHQGQYQPRPSFRGNKYTRSYRYALNEMDKFSLKDSGRGDSEAGDSDCEMGRESPLMGEGFNELFTPDGQPRLHPAMKLCTEECRVLGHSDQCWMPPLPSPASSDYRSNLYIPGEENPQQPAAPEVPQPSGDTAQRKKSFSTFGKEASGERMAEGEEAAEADGAEDLCGTSLLSEMNSVFQRLLPPSLDAYETCNETAAPADRPQVAHGGGPVGMGSLERRKGHLPGKPSPACFQQGVAAWAANTHFQNPGHAPGSHMSGLAPAALSAGVPMVGAPPVVPISASQPPTSKWLPAMEEIPENFEEDEFDSVLGHLQGKRADSRSEIMDASELVAEINKLLQDVRQS; encoded by the exons ATGAAAATGAATCCAACGACGGGGAACACCTCATTTTGCACTTCTTTTCTGAAACTTATTCTCTTGGCAACCTTAGTGCACTGCGGTTCGGGTATGACTTTAAAATACAAAGTTTACGAGGAGCAGAGAGTGGGAACGGTGATTGCAAGGTTGAAAGAAGATGTCTCAGCTTATCTGTCTAAACTCCCGAGGTCTGTTACTCCACTGTTCCGAGCCATGCAAGGGGGGAGCACCCCGTTCCTTTCAGTAAAGGAGGAGGACGGAGAAATCAGCGTCGGGACTAAAATCGACCGGGAAAAGCTTTGTGAGAAAAACCTTAATTGTTCTATTGAATTTGATGTCATCACCTTACCAACAGAATACCTACAACTGTTTCACGTCGAGGTGGAAGTGTTGGATATAAATGATAATTCTCCGCAATTTGCCCGTGCCATCATACCCATTGAGATCTCGGAGAGCGTCCCGATGGGTACGCGCATCCCCCTAGACAGCGCCACCGACCCAGACGTGGGAGAGAACGCACTTCACACGTATTCTCTGACGCCTAATAACTTTTTCAAAATCGACATTCGGACAAGGACAGATGGCGCCCGATATGCGGAGCTCGTTGTAGTCAGGGACCTGGACAGAGAAGTGCAGTCCAGTTACCAACTGCAGCTGACCGCGTCCGACTCCGGCATACCGCCGAGGACCGGCACAACACTTCTCAAAATCAGCATCTCCGATTCAAACGACAACAGCCCCGCTTTTGATGAGCAAGCGTACGTCGTTAATCTGTTTGAGAATTCGCCACTGGGGACTCTGTTGGTCGACCTGAACGCTACTGACCCGGATGAAGGAAGTAACGGGAAAATAGTCTATTCCTTCAGCAGTCACGTTTCGCCTAAAATCCTCGAGACGTTCAAAATTAACCCCGACAACGGCCAAATCACACTCATTAAGAAAGTGGACTATGAACAGACCAACTCATACGAAATCGATGTGCAAGCTCAGGACATGGGTCCCAACTCCATCCCTGGACACTGCAAGATTATCATCACAGTGGTGGACGTGAACGACAACAAGCCCAAGATCAACATCAACCTCATGACCCAGGGGAAAGAGGCCGTGGCCTACATCTCAGAGGCCGCCCCACTGGACACATTCATCGCCCTGGTGCGGGTGGACGACAGCGACTCGGGCCTCAATGGCGAGGTGGTGTGCCGCCTCCATGGCCATGGCCATTTCAAGCTCCAAAAGACCCACGAGAAGAACTACATGATCCTGACCAATGTGTCGCTGGACCGGGAAAAGCGCTCGGAGTACAGCCTCACGGTCATCGCTGAGGACCGCGGCTCACCCAGCCTCTCCACCATCAAGCACTTCACCGTACAGGTGCTGGACGAGAACGACAACCCACCGGTGTTCGAGAAGAGCCGCTACGAGATCTTCAAGTCGGAGAACAACTCGCCTGGGGCCTACCTGACCTCGGTGGTGGCCACAGACCCTGACTTGGATGGCAATGGCCAGGTGACCTACACCATTCTGGAGAGCCTCATCCAAGGAAGCTCCATTTCTACCTATGTCACCATTGACCCATCCAATGGCGCCATCTACGCCCTGCGTAGCTTTGACCGCGAGGATGTGAGCCGGATCTCGTTCACAGTCCAGGCACGCGACAGCGGCGTTTCGGCGCAGCTCAGCTCCAACGCCACGGTCCTCCTCACCGTGCTGGACGAGAATGACAATCCGCCCGTCGTGGCAGCGCCAATGCTCCACAACCACACCGCCGACGTTCCGCTCTGGCGCTACGCCGAGCCAGGCCACCTGGTGACGGTCGTTCAGGCGACGGACCGCGACGCCGGCGCCAACGCCGAACTCATCTGCTCCATTACCGGCGGCAACCAGGAGGGCCTCTTCATCATGGACGCCAAGCGCTGCGAGATCCGCACCAACGCCAGCGTGGACGGCCTGGGCCGCGACGGCTTCGAGGTGGCCATCCTGGTGCAGGACCGCGGCACGCCCACCCGCCTGTCCACCCACGCCCTCCTCCGCATCCACCTGCAGGAGAACCTGGAGAGCCACGCACTGCCGCCCCCCAGCGACCAGTCCCCGCTGGACATCTCcatgatcatcatcatctcGCTTGTCATCATCTGCGCCGTGCTGCTGGTGGTCATGGTGATGTTCGCCACGCGCTGCTCCCGCGAGCAGAAGGACCCGCGGCACTCGTACAACTGCCGCGTGGCCGAGTCCACCTACCAGAACCACCCCAAGAAGCCGGCGCGCCAGATCCACAAGGGCGACATCACGCTGGTGCCCACGGTCAACGGGACGCTGCCCGTGCGGGCGCACCACCACTGCTCGCCCTCGGCCTCGCCCGCCGTCGACCGCGGTCAGATGGGCAGCCGTCAGAGCCACCACAGCCGTCAGTCGCTCAACAGCCTGGTGACCATCTCCTCCAATCACGTGGCGGAGAACTTCGCCCTGGAGCTGGCCCACGCCACGCCTCCCGTggag CAAGTCTCACAGCTTCTGTCCATGCTCCATCAGGGCCAGTACCAACCGAGACCCAGTTTCCGTGGAAACAAATACACCAGGAGCTACAG GTATGCGCTGAATGAGATGGACAAGTTCAGCCTGAAGGACAGCGGGCGTGGGGACAGCGAGGCTGGGGACAGCGACTGTGAGATGGGCCGCGAATCCCCACTGATGGGTGAGGGATTCAATGAACTCTTCACCCCTGATGGCCAGCCACGACTGCACCcag CCATGAAGTTGTGTACGGAAGAATGCCGTGTCTTGGGTCACTCGGACCAGTGTTGGATGCCCCCCCTGCCCTCCCCGGCGTCTTCCGACTACCGGAGCAACCTGTACATCCCGGGCGAGGAGAACCCCCAGCAGCCGGCCGCCCCCGAGGTGCCCCAGCCCAGTGGCGACACCGCCCAGCGCAAGAAGAGCTTCTCTACGTTCGGCAAGGAGGCGTCGGGAGAGCGCATGGCCGAGGGCGAGGAGGCGGCGGAGGCGGACGGCGCGGAGGATCTATGCGGGACGTCGCTACTGTCAGAGATGAACAGCGTCTTCCAGCGTCTGCTGCCGCCCTCGCTCGACGCCTACGAGACGTGTAACGAGACGGCGGCGCCGGCGGACAGGCCGCAGGTGGCCCACGGCGGAGGGCCGGTGGGGATGGGGTCactggagaggaggaagggtcACCTGCCCGGCAAGCCCAGCCCGGCCTGCTTCCAGCAAGGCGTGGCCGCCTGGGCGGccaacacacactttcagaaCCCGGGCCACGCGCCAGGGAGCCACATGAGCGGCCTGGCGCCGGCGGCTCTGTCGGCTGGCGTGCCCATGGTGGGCGCTCCGCCGGTGGTGCCCATCTCGGCGTCCCAGCCGCCGACCTCCAAGTGGCTGCCGGCCATGGAAGAAATCCCGGAGAACTTCGAGGAGGACGAATTCGACTCGGTGCTCGGCCACCTGCAGGGCAAGCGTGCCGATAGCCGCAGCGAGATCATGGACGCCAGCGAACTCGTGGCCGAAATCAACAAGCTCCTGCAGGATGTGCGGCAGAGCTAG
- the pcdh18b gene encoding protocadherin-18b isoform X2 — MKMNPTTGNTSFCTSFLKLILLATLVHCGSGMTLKYKVYEEQRVGTVIARLKEDVSAYLSKLPRSVTPLFRAMQGGSTPFLSVKEEDGEISVGTKIDREKLCEKNLNCSIEFDVITLPTEYLQLFHVEVEVLDINDNSPQFARAIIPIEISESVPMGTRIPLDSATDPDVGENALHTYSLTPNNFFKIDIRTRTDGARYAELVVVRDLDREVQSSYQLQLTASDSGIPPRTGTTLLKISISDSNDNSPAFDEQAYVVNLFENSPLGTLLVDLNATDPDEGSNGKIVYSFSSHVSPKILETFKINPDNGQITLIKKVDYEQTNSYEIDVQAQDMGPNSIPGHCKIIITVVDVNDNKPKININLMTQGKEAVAYISEAAPLDTFIALVRVDDSDSGLNGEVVCRLHGHGHFKLQKTHEKNYMILTNVSLDREKRSEYSLTVIAEDRGSPSLSTIKHFTVQVLDENDNPPVFEKSRYEIFKSENNSPGAYLTSVVATDPDLDGNGQVTYTILESLIQGSSISTYVTIDPSNGAIYALRSFDREDVSRISFTVQARDSGVSAQLSSNATVLLTVLDENDNPPVVAAPMLHNHTADVPLWRYAEPGHLVTVVQATDRDAGANAELICSITGGNQEGLFIMDAKRCEIRTNASVDGLGRDGFEVAILVQDRGTPTRLSTHALLRIHLQENLESHALPPPSDQSPLDISMIIIISLVIICAVLLVVMVMFATRCSREQKDPRHSYNCRVAESTYQNHPKKPARQIHKGDITLVPTVNGTLPVRAHHHCSPSASPAVDRGQMGSRQSHHSRQSLNSLVTISSNHVAENFALELAHATPPVEGQYQPRPSFRGNKYTRSYRYALNEMDKFSLKDSGRGDSEAGDSDCEMGRESPLMGEGFNELFTPDGQPRLHPAMKLCTEECRVLGHSDQCWMPPLPSPASSDYRSNLYIPGEENPQQPAAPEVPQPSGDTAQRKKSFSTFGKEASGERMAEGEEAAEADGAEDLCGTSLLSEMNSVFQRLLPPSLDAYETCNETAAPADRPQVAHGGGPVGMGSLERRKGHLPGKPSPACFQQGVAAWAANTHFQNPGHAPGSHMSGLAPAALSAGVPMVGAPPVVPISASQPPTSKWLPAMEEIPENFEEDEFDSVLGHLQGKRADSRSEIMDASELVAEINKLLQDVRQS; from the exons ATGAAAATGAATCCAACGACGGGGAACACCTCATTTTGCACTTCTTTTCTGAAACTTATTCTCTTGGCAACCTTAGTGCACTGCGGTTCGGGTATGACTTTAAAATACAAAGTTTACGAGGAGCAGAGAGTGGGAACGGTGATTGCAAGGTTGAAAGAAGATGTCTCAGCTTATCTGTCTAAACTCCCGAGGTCTGTTACTCCACTGTTCCGAGCCATGCAAGGGGGGAGCACCCCGTTCCTTTCAGTAAAGGAGGAGGACGGAGAAATCAGCGTCGGGACTAAAATCGACCGGGAAAAGCTTTGTGAGAAAAACCTTAATTGTTCTATTGAATTTGATGTCATCACCTTACCAACAGAATACCTACAACTGTTTCACGTCGAGGTGGAAGTGTTGGATATAAATGATAATTCTCCGCAATTTGCCCGTGCCATCATACCCATTGAGATCTCGGAGAGCGTCCCGATGGGTACGCGCATCCCCCTAGACAGCGCCACCGACCCAGACGTGGGAGAGAACGCACTTCACACGTATTCTCTGACGCCTAATAACTTTTTCAAAATCGACATTCGGACAAGGACAGATGGCGCCCGATATGCGGAGCTCGTTGTAGTCAGGGACCTGGACAGAGAAGTGCAGTCCAGTTACCAACTGCAGCTGACCGCGTCCGACTCCGGCATACCGCCGAGGACCGGCACAACACTTCTCAAAATCAGCATCTCCGATTCAAACGACAACAGCCCCGCTTTTGATGAGCAAGCGTACGTCGTTAATCTGTTTGAGAATTCGCCACTGGGGACTCTGTTGGTCGACCTGAACGCTACTGACCCGGATGAAGGAAGTAACGGGAAAATAGTCTATTCCTTCAGCAGTCACGTTTCGCCTAAAATCCTCGAGACGTTCAAAATTAACCCCGACAACGGCCAAATCACACTCATTAAGAAAGTGGACTATGAACAGACCAACTCATACGAAATCGATGTGCAAGCTCAGGACATGGGTCCCAACTCCATCCCTGGACACTGCAAGATTATCATCACAGTGGTGGACGTGAACGACAACAAGCCCAAGATCAACATCAACCTCATGACCCAGGGGAAAGAGGCCGTGGCCTACATCTCAGAGGCCGCCCCACTGGACACATTCATCGCCCTGGTGCGGGTGGACGACAGCGACTCGGGCCTCAATGGCGAGGTGGTGTGCCGCCTCCATGGCCATGGCCATTTCAAGCTCCAAAAGACCCACGAGAAGAACTACATGATCCTGACCAATGTGTCGCTGGACCGGGAAAAGCGCTCGGAGTACAGCCTCACGGTCATCGCTGAGGACCGCGGCTCACCCAGCCTCTCCACCATCAAGCACTTCACCGTACAGGTGCTGGACGAGAACGACAACCCACCGGTGTTCGAGAAGAGCCGCTACGAGATCTTCAAGTCGGAGAACAACTCGCCTGGGGCCTACCTGACCTCGGTGGTGGCCACAGACCCTGACTTGGATGGCAATGGCCAGGTGACCTACACCATTCTGGAGAGCCTCATCCAAGGAAGCTCCATTTCTACCTATGTCACCATTGACCCATCCAATGGCGCCATCTACGCCCTGCGTAGCTTTGACCGCGAGGATGTGAGCCGGATCTCGTTCACAGTCCAGGCACGCGACAGCGGCGTTTCGGCGCAGCTCAGCTCCAACGCCACGGTCCTCCTCACCGTGCTGGACGAGAATGACAATCCGCCCGTCGTGGCAGCGCCAATGCTCCACAACCACACCGCCGACGTTCCGCTCTGGCGCTACGCCGAGCCAGGCCACCTGGTGACGGTCGTTCAGGCGACGGACCGCGACGCCGGCGCCAACGCCGAACTCATCTGCTCCATTACCGGCGGCAACCAGGAGGGCCTCTTCATCATGGACGCCAAGCGCTGCGAGATCCGCACCAACGCCAGCGTGGACGGCCTGGGCCGCGACGGCTTCGAGGTGGCCATCCTGGTGCAGGACCGCGGCACGCCCACCCGCCTGTCCACCCACGCCCTCCTCCGCATCCACCTGCAGGAGAACCTGGAGAGCCACGCACTGCCGCCCCCCAGCGACCAGTCCCCGCTGGACATCTCcatgatcatcatcatctcGCTTGTCATCATCTGCGCCGTGCTGCTGGTGGTCATGGTGATGTTCGCCACGCGCTGCTCCCGCGAGCAGAAGGACCCGCGGCACTCGTACAACTGCCGCGTGGCCGAGTCCACCTACCAGAACCACCCCAAGAAGCCGGCGCGCCAGATCCACAAGGGCGACATCACGCTGGTGCCCACGGTCAACGGGACGCTGCCCGTGCGGGCGCACCACCACTGCTCGCCCTCGGCCTCGCCCGCCGTCGACCGCGGTCAGATGGGCAGCCGTCAGAGCCACCACAGCCGTCAGTCGCTCAACAGCCTGGTGACCATCTCCTCCAATCACGTGGCGGAGAACTTCGCCCTGGAGCTGGCCCACGCCACGCCTCCCGTggag GGCCAGTACCAACCGAGACCCAGTTTCCGTGGAAACAAATACACCAGGAGCTACAG GTATGCGCTGAATGAGATGGACAAGTTCAGCCTGAAGGACAGCGGGCGTGGGGACAGCGAGGCTGGGGACAGCGACTGTGAGATGGGCCGCGAATCCCCACTGATGGGTGAGGGATTCAATGAACTCTTCACCCCTGATGGCCAGCCACGACTGCACCcag CCATGAAGTTGTGTACGGAAGAATGCCGTGTCTTGGGTCACTCGGACCAGTGTTGGATGCCCCCCCTGCCCTCCCCGGCGTCTTCCGACTACCGGAGCAACCTGTACATCCCGGGCGAGGAGAACCCCCAGCAGCCGGCCGCCCCCGAGGTGCCCCAGCCCAGTGGCGACACCGCCCAGCGCAAGAAGAGCTTCTCTACGTTCGGCAAGGAGGCGTCGGGAGAGCGCATGGCCGAGGGCGAGGAGGCGGCGGAGGCGGACGGCGCGGAGGATCTATGCGGGACGTCGCTACTGTCAGAGATGAACAGCGTCTTCCAGCGTCTGCTGCCGCCCTCGCTCGACGCCTACGAGACGTGTAACGAGACGGCGGCGCCGGCGGACAGGCCGCAGGTGGCCCACGGCGGAGGGCCGGTGGGGATGGGGTCactggagaggaggaagggtcACCTGCCCGGCAAGCCCAGCCCGGCCTGCTTCCAGCAAGGCGTGGCCGCCTGGGCGGccaacacacactttcagaaCCCGGGCCACGCGCCAGGGAGCCACATGAGCGGCCTGGCGCCGGCGGCTCTGTCGGCTGGCGTGCCCATGGTGGGCGCTCCGCCGGTGGTGCCCATCTCGGCGTCCCAGCCGCCGACCTCCAAGTGGCTGCCGGCCATGGAAGAAATCCCGGAGAACTTCGAGGAGGACGAATTCGACTCGGTGCTCGGCCACCTGCAGGGCAAGCGTGCCGATAGCCGCAGCGAGATCATGGACGCCAGCGAACTCGTGGCCGAAATCAACAAGCTCCTGCAGGATGTGCGGCAGAGCTAG